Within the Miscanthus floridulus cultivar M001 chromosome 17, ASM1932011v1, whole genome shotgun sequence genome, the region GCAGTAATTGTCTTCAGAAGAGGCAAATCATTGAGATCACGGCTCAGACTATCTAGACGATCCACATATAGAACAATATCTGGCGGACATTTCTTGGTATATTTCTTGACAGCAGCAAGAATCTTTCTGTTTGATCCTTGGTCCATAACGTTGGGTCGAAGGCCAGGTGTATCAATGATTCTAATCTTGACACCATCCACATCACCAACGATTTCCCGCACATTGGTGGTTGCTGAGCTAAAGGCATCAGTTTTGGACTTCTCTTCACCAAATATAGAATTGATAGTTGCACTTTTACCAACTCCAGTCTTTCCTAGAACAAGTATGTTGCATGAGAAGTTCAGATCCTCCTTTCCCTCAGCTTCAAGAAGTAAGGCCTTCCTCCGTGCATTATCAAGGCTGAATGCTCGGTTTGTCTGCCTACCATGTCGGATACCCTCAGCAAGGCTCAAACGGTACAGCACCTGTGCTGCAACCGTTTCTTCAGGAGTAGCTCCCAGTCTGTAAACCAGACGCAGAAACTTTACTCTAATCAACTCAACCTTGTCATGTAGCTTCTTCTCTTCCTCGGTCATCTCTTCTGTAGGGTCAGCAGTAACTGCTAGCTCCGAGGGGCTGAATAGGTTTGACCGGGCAGGTTGGCGAGGCGCAGTCGGCCTCAGAGAAGGGGCTGATGAACCAAGACCAGCAGGTCGGTCCATGGTGAATATTCTAGAACCATCTTGTGAAGAAACTGTGATATTCCCATCTGAGGATCCACCGGTTGCTGCTTTCAGAAGGGCCGCCAAGGCAGCAGAATCAAAGCCCTTCTCATccccatcatcattatcatcatcgtcatcgtcatcctcagaATCATCAAGCATAATTTGCCCATCCATGCTATTGGTGAGGTCTCTTGAGACACCACCACTAGAGCCTTCTGCAAGCTCCTTCATGATCTGCTTCGCAGCTTCAGAGCTCTCTAAGATTGCAACCCGTGCGGGACTCGTGTCAGAGTTCGCcccgtcatcatcgtcgtcagccTCATTACCAACCCCATCCTCGTCATCTGGCACAGCCTCAATTATTTCATTATCAGCAGCCTCCTCTTCACGATCAACAACCTCAGTGGCACCTTCAATCTCATCAGCACCATTATTTCCATTGCTTGATTCTGGAGCCAACTCTCGAGACAAGATAGCAACATTCTCAACCTCTGTGGGCTTGTCGACACCAACATCTTCCACCACTTCACTGGCAATGGCCTGGTCTTCAGCACTCTGCCCCTTCTCAGGACTATCCTCAAGCACATTGTCAGCACATGCAGGAGCATGCTCCTCTATGCTTCCATCATTCAGAACCTGGGTTGGTGTAACATTTGAATTGTTTACATCCCCACTAGCATCAAGACTACTAGCAACAAAATCAAATTGAGGATGCTCACTTACCACTGGACTTGCCTCACTCGGTGGCTCAGGTTTGGTGGcttcatcttcaacatcagcatccTTCTTAGCTGATTCTTCTGGGGATTCTTCACCTCCCAGAGCCACCACATCATCACCATCAGCATCCTTGTTAGTCGATTCTTCCGGGGCTTCTTCGCCTCCAAGAGCCACCACATCATCACTCGCTTCCTTCTCATCACCTAATTGACCATTAGCTTCAGAAACGTCGGTTGCCTTATCCTCTGGTTCAGCCGCCTCCTCGCTTGGAGGAGAGACCTCAACCTCCTTCTCGTCGCTCAACTCACCACCATCTCCACTCCCAGAACCTACCTCCTCGCCCTTCTCAACTTCTGGTTTCAGTTTCTCCTCTTCGGCCACCGGCGACTTGGCATCATCTGCCACCTTATCCACAACCTTTAACTCCACTGCAGAACCtgtgtcctcctgctcctcccgCAATTCACCCTTctcatcaccttccagcgcatcaTGGAAAGCCAGAGAAGGATCCCCCTCCCCCAGTTCGCCGTTATCCGACTTGGACTCCACCACTGGCACGGGTGCTGCCACAGAGGCGGCTGCCTCCCCGTCCTCCGACGCCGGTTCCTCGCCGCCGTCATCCTTCCCAGCCTCCGCCGCTCCCAAATTCCCACCTTTACCATCGTCCTCCGCCTCTTTTACCTCCCCACCATCATATCCTCCTCCGACACCCTCCGCCTGGCCGTTCTCGGCCTCTGGACCCCCAAAACCCTCACCTTTCCCATCCAATCtcacgtcctcctcctcctcctcctctcccccacCCGCCAAGACCTTCTTCGGCGCCTccctatcctcctcctcctccgccgccgccgccatctcaaCTTTCTTGGTGGGCTCCtcctcggccgccgccgccggggccgtGATTTCGTTCTCCACGGGCGCGGCTGGGGCGGCGTCGGAGGTGGCCACGGCCTCCTCGACTTTCTTGGGCGGCGCCTCCTCGGCGGCAGCCGGGGCGGCACTCTCTTCCTCCACGGGCGCGACTGGGGCGGCGTCGGTGATGGTGGCCATGGCCGCCTCTTGCTCCGCCAGCACGCAACGAAGCAAGAAAACAGCGGCAGCAGTAGTAGGATTCGAGGAAGCCGGGTGGGGGGAGGCGAGGCGATGAGAAGATAAGGTGAGGGTTTTAGGTCAGGCTGGGGAGTAAAATTATCTCCGGCATATTTATATGTGGGTTTCTTCCGATTTCAGAATTTTGTAGCTGGAAAATACAGATGGTTTTTTTACCTTGGTTTGGCGTGTAATTTTGggaggagatggcgccacacAATGGCACAACTACGCAACAGCACAAATCATGGTGAGATGACCAGGCACCAGGCAGGCAGGCAAGCAAAGCTAAGAtaaagggggtgtttggttctttaggcgctcctaaaatttatgtcacatcgaatgtttagagactaataaggagtattaaatataaattaattataaaactaattatatagatggaggctaattttcgaggctaattttttaagcctaattaatctatcattagcacatgtttactgtagcaccacattgtcaaatcatggactaattaggcttaaaagattcgtctcgcaaattagtcgcaaattaTGCAATtcgtttcgtaattagtctatatttaatactccatgcatgtgtccaaacattcgatgtgacagaaattttaggaggtgGGAAAGGAACCAAACAGCCCCAAAGTGTGCTATCTCGCCTTCTTTGGTTGCTTTGTTTTGCTTTGTATTTGCAGGTCTATGTTCAGGGTTGTGCTAagcttttgttttgttt harbors:
- the LOC136516298 gene encoding translocase of chloroplast 101, chloroplastic-like — translated: MATITDAAPVAPVEEESAAPAAAEEAPPKKVEEAVATSDAAPAAPVENEITAPAAAAEEEPTKKVEMAAAAEEEEDREAPKKVLAGGGEEEEEEDVRLDGKGEGFGGPEAENGQAEGVGGGYDGGEVKEAEDDGKGGNLGAAEAGKDDGGEEPASEDGEAAASVAAPVPVVESKSDNGELGEGDPSLAFHDALEGDEKGELREEQEDTGSAVELKVVDKVADDAKSPVAEEEKLKPEVEKGEEVGSGSGDGGELSDEKEVEVSPPSEEAAEPEDKATDVSEANGQLGDEKEASDDVVALGGEEAPEESTNKDADGDDVVALGGEESPEESAKKDADVEDEATKPEPPSEASPVVLNDGSIEEHAPACADNVLEDSPEKGQSAEDQAIASEVVEDVGVDKPTEVENVAILSRELAPESSNGNNGADEIEGATEVVDREEEAADNEIIEAVPDDEDGVGNEADDDDDGANSDTSPARVAILESSEAAKQIMKELAEGSSGGVSRDLTNSMDGQIMLDDSEDDDDDDDNDDGDEKGFDSAALAALLKAATGGSSDGNITVSSQDGSRIFTMDRPAGLGSSAPSLRPTAPRQPARSNLFSPSELAVTADPTEEMTEEEKKLHDKVELIRVKFLRLVYRLGATPEETVAAQVLYRLSLAEGIRHGRQTNRAFSLDNARRKALLLEAEGKEDLNFSCNILVLGKTGVGKSATINSIFGEEKSKTDAFSSATTNVREIVGDVDGVKIRIIDTPGLRPNVMDQGSNRKILAAVKKYTKKCPPDIVLYVDRLDSLSRDLNDLPLLKTITAVLGSSIWFNAIVALTHAASAPPEGLNGAPMTYEVLMAQRSHIIQQSIRQAAGDMRLMNPVALVENHPSCRKNREGQKVLPNGQSWRHQMLLLCYSSKILSEANSLLKLQDPNPGKLFGFRFRSPPLPFLLSSLLQSRAHPKLSAEQGGNEGDSDIELDDYSDVEQDDDEEEYDQLPPFKPLTKAQLARLTKEQKNAYFDEYDYRVKLLQKKQWKDEIRRLKEMKKRGKTDLDDYGYANIAGENDQDPPPENVSVPLPDMVLPPSFDCDNPTYRYRFLEPTSTVLARPVLDAHGWDHDCGYDGVSVEETLAILSRFPANVAVQVTKDKKEFSIHLDSSIAAKHGENASSLAGFDIQTVGRQLAYILRGETKIKNIKKNKTTGGFSVTFLGDIVATGLKVEDQLSLGKRLSLVASTGAMRAQGDTAYGANLEARLKDKDYPIGQSLSTLGLSLMKWRRDLALGANLQSQFSIGRGSKMAVRLGLNNKLSGQITVRTSTSEQVQIALLGLIPVAVSIYRSFRPSEPSFAY